CAACCAAGAAGGCTTTAACATTTTTGTAATGAATTGCAAAATCTGAAAtgacaaataacaaataacaaacaaagcTCTCAAGATGTTGCTCATGTTCAATTTGTTTGGTTGCAGAAAGTGATAGACAATAaagtatatttaaataaatactatgcaTTGATTTAGATTACACTTCTTATACTTAATTTGTGAGAGCCTTCTGTGGCATATACCAAACCATTTAACAATGAATATTTTCTACAAATTGTCCCAATAAAATATTGCTGAGGGCACGGAAACATGACCCATTGTATCAAATCCCTAGTTCGTTTTATCGTTACAATGACAGACTTTAACGACCGGAAGTTTAACGGAGGGCTGGATGGATGGCTACCGAGAGCGTGCGGGCAGGTTCGATAGTGGTCGGTTGATGGCCAATACCAGCATCAGAAGGTGATTGCATATGGTGCATAGGCATATACATTGTATCCAATTGCACAACGAGTGTGTGATCACGATTGTTGACAAACGCTGGGTCACGTGATCTCAACCCACCAATCACATTGTCGCTCTACGGTAGGTTTGATTTGTTTCACCTTGTGTGCCTATGTCTATCTACCAGACTCCCGTATAGATGAAACGCAACGTATCCGCTCTCCGGTGCGACGAAGATACACTTTACATAAAAATCGATTTGTTTCACATAGGAGCAGATGCTGTACTGCCAAATCTGTATTGATAGGTCCTCCCAGAAGACAACGGATTTTTTCTTAATTATAGCCGGACAATTCTGTTTAAGGCGTATTGTTATGATCAGGCAATAAAATAAAGGCGTTTTATAATCATCACCTACCTAAATTATACCAGAGAGAGGCTGCCGTTACAAAAGCATACAGGTTGAAACAGGTAACCGCGTCTTACCTTCTTCATCTTCAGCATAAAGCCACAGTATGGTGAGTAAATGTGCCTATGTTCAATTACTTTTTCAATCCTAAATATATTCGCTAAGCATCCTGGAAATGATACAGGCAGCGCAACGATAAACCAACAGCATCATCCTTTGACTATGCCACACCAGGCGACCAGTGCAAAGAGACCGTCCTTGCAGGGCCCGGTGCCCCCTCCTCGGAAGAAGACCAGCCCCAAGCCCGAGCTCACCGAGGAGCTGAAGCAGGAGATCCGGGAGGCGTTCGAGCTCTTTGACACCGACGGCTCCGGTCACATCGATGTCAAGGAGCTCAAGGTGTGATGatacagttgtgtgtgtgtgtgtgtgtgtgtgtgtgtgtgtgtgtgtgtgtgtgtgtgtgtgtgtgtgtgtgtgtgtgtgtgtgtgtgtgtctgtgtctgtgtctgtgtctgtctgtctgtctgtctgtctgtctgtctgtctgtctgtctgtctgtctgtctgtctgtctgtctgtctgtctgtctgtgtcataggtctgtcttttttattttatgtgtatGGTATTTTTTGGAGGGCAGGTTGCCATGAGAGCACTAGGGTTCGAGCCAAAGAAGGAGGAAATCAAGAAAATGACAAGTGACGTGGATAAGGAAGGCACGGGCAAGATTTCTTTCAGCGACTTCCTCTCTGTCATGACACAGAAGATGGTAAGAGCCGATTGGAGGGGCCACTACATGTGTCTAGAAATCGCACAACAATGATAGTTTGTGACATAATGCTGGCCTTTTGTTTCATTGGAACCCTATGGTGTAATAAAGTAGTAAGCTATTTTTCTCCAAGGCCATATGTCCAGTATTctgttgtattttgtttttgcaaGTCGTTAAGCATAAATCAATCACTACAAAGCAAACAAACTGCTTTTCCGTTTTGTGGTTATTTTGAATttatcttatttttttctttgtctttggtCTTCTCCAAAGGCGGAAAAGGACTCCAAAGAGGAGATTTTGAAAGCGTTCCGTCTGTTCGATGATGACGAGACTGGGAAGATCTCCTTCAGAAATCTCAAGAGGGTGGCAAAGGAGCTGGGAGAGAATCTCACAGATGAAGAGCTCCAGGTAGACTCATTCACACCAAAGAGTCATGTAGTGGCTTCATATAGAGACGGCCATGTTTAGCCAACGGCTCTGTGACACGGCGTCTCACAGACGTCATGACACAAAGCTCCTAGACCTCTTTGTCAAGTGTTGGGACTGTTGTCAGTTTTTCCCAGGCTGCCCACGTCAACTGGAGCAAGTTTCCCATAGAGTTTCATTCATAACATAGTACATGTTTAGATTCTGACAAGCACAGCACGAATCAACCGCATATATGAAAGCCTGATGTTACCATCCTAATGTAGATTCCAGAGTTAAATGAAGGTTTAAAAGTCATAAACTGCTCCAGCTCCATCAATATTGTTGACCCTATCGTTGTCTTCTCCTCTGCAGGAGATGATCGACGAAGCGGACCGGGACGGAGATGGGGAAGTGAACCAGCAGGAATTCCTGCGGATCATGAAGAAGACAAGCCTTTACTGAATGAAGTGTATGTCATGTATgagacacatagatacacacatccACCAAGGTTATTATAGTTAagcatttttaattttttttcgtgtaatttccctttttttatttccaaTTTTAGTTCAGAATCCATTTGTTTTTAATGCCAGTTTGCTactttagtttagtttaaaaataaataattgcttAGTAACAGGTTCCTTTTTTATTACTTTCAGTATacgttttattatattttttgtaataTGGGGCATTTGTCAGGGGAAAGATTACAACTTTTCAGAAAACCTATTGTGTAATAAAAACTCCACCATAGCATTGAAAATGTATTCACCTAGGACAGATGAACAACCATCCACCAAAGACTGATTGACAAAGACGAaatcaaaatacattttctctatCAATTATTTTGTCTAGTTTTGTAAATACACAATAGTTTAatttaattatgttttttttgtacagcctcgtctttatatttattttagtaAACGGAAGTCTTTTtcacacctagtgctcgttatTTTGTTAACGATGGTAACCTTGaccccccaccaacacacacagacacagggttGGTTGGTGCTATGGATAGGTGCACTAGAGGAAAGCAGCAggggttgttgtttttgttttgatctTTGTTATTTAATGTAGTTCTGTCTCAAATACCCCCCCCTATATTTCTCTGTCACGCCATAGCCTTTAGGCTACCTTTTTTAAAGATGCATTGAGGTTTACAAATTTAACAGTATATTATGCTAGAAAGAGGTCTATTATTTTGAATTACAGTGACAGTTTGTGGTCTAACTCCACATTATTGCACATTTTCTGGAAAGACCATTTGCCAATATTTCTACACAAGGCAATGCAAGACGAACGTGGTTTTGGCATACCTCCCTATACCGTATAATAAATCATGCCTTATTATGATATAATAAGCAACAGTAGTTATATTTTTATCATTTCATATGTTTAAGTGGATGCTCAGAGTGCCTGATATCGGTAACCCGACACCTCTTCTTTCATGCGGACTCGCGCCGGGCTTCCTGTCTTTAAACCAGTCGCTTGAtcgatttaatttatttatcaatTTGTGGTTTTTACTAGTAATCATATTTTTCCTATTTAAACCTGCTTAGTGGGATGTgttctcaatgtgtgtgttgcattgtgAACACTCTGTTTCAGGATGATCTATATTCGCCGTCTCTCGTATGTGCTTCTAGGACGCTCTGCTTCATGGTATTGCTACCTTTTTGTAATTGCATCTGAGCCTGTTCTGGGGTCTCCTCCTGACAAAATCAGGGAAGTCATCCAAGTCTCTCCCTCCGAGCCTGGGTGTCTCTCTTCCCAAAACTCATCACTGAATTGAGGATGTTCTCATTCGATATTTGCCATTccttttttgtataatttgtctTTGTATCCTTGAATGTTTTGTAAAATGTATAGCAACTGCAGCGGCAGATATACAAAttgatatctatatctataatatatatataaatgtgtgtttaaataaatatcttTAAGCAGTTTTCATGCCTGTTTTTGTATAATCGGTCAGATACTAAGAATTGTACATCATTTAGCCCATGTGACTAGGTTTCATTCTTGTTTGCATATGAACTGTTGGTAAATCGCAGTGTTTGCCTACTCTAGGTATTAGCTATGCAAACATTTACATACAACACACGATGGTAATGATCAGTCTACTTTAAATGGATTACGATTCTCTTTGGGACAatgtttttaaatatttgtCGTTGACGGCTGACAGACCAGACGAATGGCTGAAGAAAGGACGTGCTCTCAATTAACAATCTCAGTCGTTCTTACTCAAACTATGACCTATAATTCCTTTAATCTTTCAAGGTACCTCCTCACCAGAAACTTGGCTAGTCTATCTAGTTGTTTGCAAACTGCAATCTCATGGATAGATGCAACTAAATCCTTCAAACTACTTTCAAAAGGAACACATTAAAGACAATATAAAAAGTTTATTTATTCAAACGTAAGTCACAAATGAACAATTTCATCAAGAATTCCTAACGATCATTTACAAAAAACACTAAATGGAAATGTCAACTATTTGCAGTattgaatacaaaaaaaaatatttagaaaaATAATTCATGTCTCGCTTTTTAAGTTTAAGAGTATTTCAAGTAATGGCAATCAGGCAAGCAAACCCAAGTAAGTCCCTCCCAAACCAGATGAGGCCGTTGCTCTTCAGCTTTGACTGACTTTAGCTTTAGTGGCAAAGTCTGCGCTCAGCTTTCTCATCACGTCTGCGTGGCTTTTCCCCTCCAGCTCCTGGCGTGCGCTACCATAGTTCTCCTTGACAAAAACCGCAAACGGAGCGGGGGCGCGCGTGTTGGTCGGGGTGAGCAGCACCAGAGGGCCTGTGCACAGGGCGCACATGAACCTCGTGGTGTCCAGGGACTTGGAGTGACGACCGATTCTGTGGTGGACGAGCAAAAACGGTAATCAAAGTTACGGACACAAATATTCAAACGATTGTTTTGGagattgaaaacatgatgcatttattcagcattccTCCACAAAAAAAACGTTGTAATCGAGAACTTGGAAATTTAAAATacagaaaatgttcaaatcaaatataatgtacaaatatgtttGCAGCTTTTCCGCAATATCTTTAATCCTTTTAAACCtttaatcaataaaataaatacataaaaaaataaaatagtttcaactatggagatcgtttgacacaaaaatcgaaatcgcaatcAATATTTGAATAATCACATGTATGCATCGGCTTTGTATACATGTAAACATGCTCGTTGGCACGTACGTGTTCTTGCAGCGGGTGCACTGGTACTGGAACTTGTACTTGATTTCGTAGGTGTGGCACCGCGTGACCATGGGTAACTCGGGGTGAGCCAGCGTGGCCTTGCGGGCGTACAGCTTCCAGAAGCTTCCGTGGCCGTCCCTCACGCCGTTGATCATCCACGTGGCCGCGTGGCACATCTCGTGGACCAGCGTGTCCCTCAGACGATCTAGGTGGGAGAAGAAGGAGGCTGAGTTTAGGCTCCTTGAAAAAGAGACCCAGTGAAACTCATAGGAATGGCGTTTGCGCCAGTCAACATGTTAGAAGATGCCATGGATATATCAGGAAAcaaaagggctgattatggttcgaAGTCGACCcaacgcaaggaccacgcagacgcttcgacgtagtcatgaacctgttttggttctgagtcaggttttagtgagcggaccaatcacagcccttgctgctgcgtcgcctcgacccAAGGTTTGAATTTTGGGGAGGCGCacatcaggcccttgcggtggacgcaaggagggtccgcaagaaCGTAATGGCTCcataaacccccttgcgtttgGTAGACGATAACAccccaaaaaaacattatgCAAAAAATGATGAACCATGCAGGTCCAGGCAGTTACCTGCGGAGTCGCAGACTTTGTCCGAGAGCTCGATGCGCGTGTAGCGcttccctcccgccctctcctGACCAGAGATGCAGTAGCCAGCAGTCTTCCTCAACTTTTTATTCCAGGTCACGGACATATCAGTGGGGAGCTGCAAGGTAAAATGCTCTTCATACAGGCCGACGCTGCTTCGGAAAACTAGAATAACAAAGTACGGTAAAACAAAAACCATCACGTCTCCTTTAGTTTGGACCCATTGTTCACCTGGTTATCAAACACACTGGTGTTGTACAGCGCGTAGAGTTTGCTGGTGAGGCTTTCCTTCGTCTGCTTGAAGTTGCGCCTGTAACTGGACTCGGGGTTTGACAGCGACTGCAGGAAGCAGCCCGGGGTTCTACATGTCGGCACTCTGAGGGAGTCAGATCAAAGATGCGATGCAATATTAAGTACAATAATCAGTGCAGACGGATTAACTGGGTTAGCGAGCGTGCTGCTGTGTTCTTTCTGAGAATTGGATATGCTTtgattcaaaaatatataaaaacagaTCACTATCTTTCTTTAGCCCTATGGTGATATACCTGCTTTGTGGGCCCGGTCTGGGCTCCGTCTGACTGTAGGTGGGTTTTGGTATCGTAGGCCTTCCCGGAGTCTTGAAAACCACGGGTTTGCGCTCTACTGACTTAGGCACTATTGCTCTCGGATCCTTCACCGTCACTATGGCCACAGGGGGCTTCCACGGGTTATCTAAATTCACAAATATACAACCACAAGTTttgcaaacaacaacaacacaattcaGCCTGATTGAGCCTTTAAGCTACGTGCTCTGGCTACCTGTGTCAGGGATTGTTGCTGGTGAGTTGACGCTAACAACTTTCTTCCTTTTCAGCCTCTCCAGCAGGGAGGCAAACTCTTCTTCCGAGCTGCTGGAGTCATCAAACTTGGAAGGGGCCGACTGGATTCTGGCAGGATGGGTGGGGGGTACGGTGAGCGGCGTGGGGGTCCAATGCGTGGGCACTTTGAGATCAGGTATgcgagggggaggcagaggagacTGAAACACCAGGGGAGAACCCTCGTCTTCATCCAGAGTCAGCACGTTGGAGGAGCACTTGGGAGTCTTTGTGGGCACCTGTGGCTTCTTGTGACGTGTCCTCCAGGTGCTTTTATCAACGATGCCCATGTCATCGTCGTCGCTGTCACTGTGGAAGACCGGAGAGTCACACTGCGCGAGTGGTGTCCTCAGAGAAGCAAGGGAGACCGGAGTCCGACTGCTCTTTGGCCCTGAAATAACCACAAGATATAAATGGAGAGCGGCTTCAATTGCTTGTCTTGTCACTAGATTAATGTTGTGTGTGCCCCAGCTTCAAGTATAACAATAGTTACCTCTTGAAGGTTTTTTCTGGATGAATTCATCGTCAGATGAGAAGTCAAGCACAATAAAGTTTTTTAAGctaaatgaaaagaaaacatacagAGTGATATAAGAGTGAACAGAAAATGAACCGCTTGAGCAACATTATCCAGTTGATTATTCACCTGACGTCGCTATTGACCGATGGCGTCTTCTGAGGCTTGGCATTGGGTGTTTTCATACGGTCTAGAACTTTGGTAGGCAATAACAGAACATTAAAATCACGACTTTCCACTACATAACTCATTTAACAAAACCCAGCACTCAATACTCACATTTTTCAAAGCCATTATCACTGTCTGAGCTCACCTCCACCGCATGTGAACTGAAAAGATACACACCAATTTGTAAACAGTTGTACGTCCGATAGCGGAGCTGCAACAAAGATGTAATAATCGTCAGGCACCTGGGAAGATGAATACAAATCTGAAGGAACTTAAAATGACATGCATGACATTTGCATACCTATTCTTCTTTGCAGTACATTGTTTCTGCAGTGGGGCTTTTCCTTTTGGCGTAGCCCCCTCAAGATCTGCAAATAGAAAGGCAAAGCAGGCATGGCGTGTTATGTACATCTATGAGGATGCTCTTCTTATCAGTTAGGACTAGTTTACCTAGTCTTAATAACTTACACTGGTCAAAGTCATCATCACTGGACTCAGACTTGGTTCTGTGTCTGTAGCCGCTGAACACGGGGTCGTGGTTCTCCTTCTGCGGGTCAGCATCGGCCACTGAACAGTGACGCCGGTTGAAGTCCGCTCCTCTGAACGAGTTGTGCGTCTCGGAAGTCATTGCCGCTCCTCTGGTTAtgaagagagtgagaaagagtaaGCTTTCTGTTTAATTATGGCCATTGTGATCTAAAAAGTCACGTTCACTATGCACCTCTACTTGtgagaaataaagaaaacaaactgtGGACACATGGAGACTTAAAGCCCAAGTTAGAACAAAGCGCACTTACTATTTCCaattataatttatatatatagcttAAGTgtttgatttacctcgggtgatTTTTACGCCGCCAGTCTTATCAGTAACGAAAATGTATCAATTAAAGTACTGTGCAACGAATAGAGTCGAATGACGATTCAAAAAACCGTTTCAGTTAAAACGGAAGTTGTCAGCGCAGTCAGTCGATTCCTTTTCCGGTGGACCAGAGCACCAGTGCCGCGGCTGCAGCCCCCTTTTTGGAGGGCTCTGGTTCCGGAAGTATGTTACAATTGCAATTATGAGCCTGCTATGTTTTTACAGCTAGTTACTATTTTGGGTGTGTATCAAGATATGACTAAAATGTCGTGAGGTCAGGTGAATGAAAA
The DNA window shown above is from Gadus chalcogrammus isolate NIFS_2021 chromosome 10, NIFS_Gcha_1.0, whole genome shotgun sequence and carries:
- the cetn2 gene encoding uncharacterized protein cetn2 — its product is MATSAKRPSLQGPVPPPRKKTSPKPELTEELKQEIREAFELFDTDGSGHIDVKELKVAMRALGFEPKKEEIKKMTSDVDKEGTGKISFSDFLSVMTQKMAEKDSKEEILKAFRLFDDDETGKISFRNLKRVAKELGENLTDEELQEMIDEADRDGDGEVNQQEFLRIMKKTSLY
- the gcna gene encoding germ cell nuclear acidic protein, producing MTSETHNSFRGADFNRRHCSVADADPQKENHDPVFSGYRHRTKSESSDDDFDQYLEGATPKGKAPLQKQCTAKKNSSHAVEVSSDSDNGFEKFLDRMKTPNAKPQKTPSVNSDVSLKNFIVLDFSSDDEFIQKKPSRGPKSSRTPVSLASLRTPLAQCDSPVFHSDSDDDDMGIVDKSTWRTRHKKPQVPTKTPKCSSNVLTLDEDEGSPLVFQSPLPPPRIPDLKVPTHWTPTPLTVPPTHPARIQSAPSKFDDSSSSEEEFASLLERLKRKKVVSVNSPATIPDTDNPWKPPVAIVTVKDPRAIVPKSVERKPVVFKTPGRPTIPKPTYSQTEPRPGPQSRVPTCRTPGCFLQSLSNPESSYRRNFKQTKESLTSKLYALYNTSVFDNQLPTDMSVTWNKKLRKTAGYCISGQERAGGKRYTRIELSDKVCDSADRLRDTLVHEMCHAATWMINGVRDGHGSFWKLYARKATLAHPELPMVTRCHTYEIKYKFQYQCTRCKNTIGRHSKSLDTTRFMCALCTGPLVLLTPTNTRAPAPFAVFVKENYGSARQELEGKSHADVMRKLSADFATKAKVSQS